The proteins below come from a single Pichia kudriavzevii chromosome 2, complete sequence genomic window:
- a CDS encoding uncharacterized protein (PKUD0B12650; similar to Saccharomyces cerevisiae YIL076W (SEC28); ancestral locus Anc_7.278) codes for MYLTPEKELYTIIQQYYSGKFQDIASLDLDVEFDFSNILYDIEAHFYKIRSLIELDDHTNASKLLAQLEDKIISNTPTNIDSKTSDLLVLDIKVLNSFIEFKSNGKVDAELLDSVDTEIPSLALVYKSIIQPDANISIASPDLDLEAFVFTLFSKDADNIDPKTISQFKKHYSDSLILDFAVSWLGLANTTLDSNTNDADSPINLKNSYYFFDELTSSSNTDSAKNLINLLACQLKLGNIPESIECIEKLDTLNVNPKWTYSLLINKIALNSLTSNSLERNRLIEELKNKFPNSPYVHDLNEKSELFDSIVESYN; via the coding sequence ATGTATTTGACCCCGGAGAAAGAACTATACACTATCATCCAGCAATACTACTCGGGGAAGTTCCAAGATATTGCCTCTCTGGACTTGGATGTcgaatttgatttctcaaaCATCTTGTATGACATTGAGGCACACTTCTACAAGATCCGGTCCCTAATCGAGCTGGACGATCACACAAATGCAAGCAAGCTTCTCGCCCAATTGGAGGACAAGATCATCTCCAATACCCCAACAAACATAGACTCGAAAACTTCGGATCTACTAGTACTCGATATCAAGGTACTGAACTCattcattgaattcaagTCCAACGGCAAGGTCGACGCCGAGTTGCTCGATTCAGTCGACACAGAAATCCCATCTCTGGCCCTAGTCTACAAGTCTATCATCCAACCCGACGCAAACATCTCCATTGCCTCCCCagatttggatttggagGCCTTTGTGTTCACCTTATTCTCCAAAGATGCAGATAATATTGACCCAAAGACCATCTCACAATTCAAGAAACACTACTCAGATTCTCTTATACTAGACTTTGCTGTCTCTTGGTTGGGCCTCGCTAATACGACACTTGACAGCAATACCAACGACGCAGATTCGCCAATCAACCTGAAAAACTCctattatttctttgatgaattgacATCGAGTTCAAACACAGACTCGGCTAAAAACTTGATCAACTTGTTGGCTTGCCAGCTAAAGTTGGGAAACATCCCCGAATCCATTGAGTGTATCGAGAAATTGGATACTTTAAATGTCAATCCAAAATGGACTTACTCTCTCTTGATCAATAAGATTGcattgaattctttgaCTTCAAATTCACTCGAGCGTAATAGATTGattgaagagttgaagaacaagTTCCCAAACTCTCCCTATGTGCATGATTTGAACGAAAAGTCTGAATTATTCGATTCAATCGTCGAATCTTACAATTAA
- a CDS encoding uncharacterized protein (PKUD0B12660; similar to Saccharomyces cerevisiae YDR171W (HSP42); ancestral locus Anc_8.369), which yields MPNCYSYTVTNSVLYLPGKEKMDPFLQEYLLRQRAAEAAEAARRERERGAVNNAYFRDDDIDHANSIYMDEDGNTYRFGRYDDGSYGNPLRDSYAGPYALGPGTRLRNTRPLILDDRYGGRVPFAGVQAPVTTYVRTSPLAAGTNWDGDDDGGVPAVAEIREPTVTSLQKPVYHPERSDRLERCDVPRVSNEPTMFVLDRFGNLRPYRVEKPKRKELDANDLIRLLLGGREHDTHEDTEAEASEESIAEREKEEKEQPDQEELRSETPLTRKSLANLLTKLTQPNEGDEEQVNRDESKDGEGANFLSDSNKLPFSSFYNMNAPEIPRPQFTLKKSAPVVPVLNVHKSAEEKKNDEKTNTGNENNKTDGSSNKPSIIEDVKVSAPQFESKDKPFSPELNLYEFKTKYIAVLSLPGVSKEFVEIDYHPTTNELVVHGEIKNKYLSEDDAVANSFVLKLSEQRFGSFKRIIKLPSYPGVDDSQIKARFINGMLEIKIPKLDESQVKAKPKKIVLEDVPDEELERESQRFNLVK from the coding sequence ATGCCTAATTGTTATTCTTATACTGTGACTAATTCAGTATTATATTTACCaggaaaagagaaaatggaTCCTTTTTTGCAAGAGTATTTACTCCGTCAAAGGGCTGCAGAAGCTGCAGAGGCTGCAcggagagaaagagagagaggTGCGGTCAACAATGCCTACTTCCgagatgatgatattgatcATGCCAACAGCATCTACATGGATGAAGACGGTAATACGTATCGGTTTGGTAGATATGATGATGGATCATATGGTAATCCTTTGAGAGATTCATATGCAGGTCCCTATGCTTTAGGCCCTGGCACACGTTTAAGGAATACCAGACCTTTGATACTCGATGACAGGTATGGGGGTAGAGTGCCATTTGCCGGTGTACAGGCCCCAGTTACAACGTATGTGAGAACAAGTCCATTAGCAGCGGGTACCAATTGGGATGgcgatgatgatggtggtgTTCCCGCTGTAGCTGAAATTCGGGAACCTACAGTTACTTCCCTACAGAAGCCGGTCTATCATCCAGAAAGGTCAGATAGATTGGAACGTTGTGATGTCCCAAGAGTATCCAATGAGCCTACCATGTTTGTTCTGGATAGGTTTGGCAACTTGCGCCCTTACCGAGTTGAGAAACCTAAGAGGAAGGAGCTGGATGCTAATGATTTGATTAGGTTGCTATTGGGTGGTAGAGAGCATGATACCCATGAAGATACAGAAGCCGAAGCAAGTGAAGAGTCAATTGCAGAGAGGgaaaaggaggagaaggaaCAACCAGATCAGGAGGAATTACGCTCTGAGACACCATTAACTAGGAAATCATTAGCCAATTTGTTAACAAAGTTAACCCAACCTAATGAAGGCGATGAGGAACAAGTTAACAGGGATGAGTCAAAGGACGGTGAAGGTGCCAATTTCTTGTCTGACTCAAACAAGTTACCTTTTAGTTCGTTCTACAACATGAATGCCCCAGAAATTCCAAGGCCACAATTTACCTTGAAGAAATCTGCCCCAGTTGTACCGGTATTAAATGTCCACAAGTCTGCcgaggaaaagaagaatgaCGAAAAGACCAATACAGgcaatgaaaataacaagACTGATGGCAGCAGCAACAAGCCAAGCATCATTGAAGATGTAAAAGTCTCAGCACCACAATTTGAATCTAAGGATAAGCCATTCTCTCCTGAATTGAACTTGTACGAGTTTAAGACCAAATATATTGCAGTGTTGTCATTACCGGGAGTTAGTAAGGAGTTTGTGGAAATTGATTATCATCCAACCACCAATGAGTTAGTTGTTCACGGTGAAATCAAGAACAAATATCTCAGTGAAGATGATGCAGTGGccaattcttttgttttaaaACTCAGTGAACAAAGATTTGGTAGTTTCAAgagaatcatcaaattacCTTCGTATCCAGGGGTGGACGATTCACAGATCAAGGCTAGGTTCATCAATGGTATGTTAGAAATCAAGATACCTAAGTTAGACGAATCACAAGTTAAAGCCAAGCCTAAAAAGATTGTGTTAGAGGATGTAccagatgaagaattggagCGGGAGAGCCAGAGGTTTAATCTAGTCAAGTGA